In Streptomyces capitiformicae, one genomic interval encodes:
- the ruvC gene encoding crossover junction endodeoxyribonuclease RuvC → MRVLGVDPGLTRCGVGVVEGVAGRPLTMLGVGVVRTPTDAELGHRLVAVEQGIEQWLDAYRPEYVAVERVFSQHNVRTVMGTAQASAVAMLCAARRGIPVALHTPSEVKAAVTGSGRADKAQVGAMVTRLLRLDAPPKPADAADALALAICHIWRAPAQNRLQQAVALHTAKATKGRTA, encoded by the coding sequence GTGCGCGTACTGGGGGTGGACCCGGGGCTGACGCGGTGCGGTGTCGGTGTGGTCGAGGGGGTCGCGGGCCGACCGCTCACCATGCTCGGCGTCGGAGTCGTCCGTACGCCCACGGACGCCGAGTTGGGCCACCGCCTCGTCGCCGTCGAGCAGGGCATCGAGCAGTGGCTCGACGCATACCGCCCCGAATACGTCGCTGTGGAGCGGGTGTTCAGCCAGCACAACGTCCGGACGGTCATGGGCACCGCCCAGGCCAGCGCCGTCGCCATGCTGTGCGCCGCCCGCCGCGGCATCCCGGTCGCCCTGCACACCCCCAGCGAGGTCAAGGCCGCCGTCACCGGCAGCGGTCGCGCCGACAAGGCCCAGGTCGGCGCCATGGTCACCCGGCTGCTGCGGCTCGACGCACCCCCGAAGCCGGCAGACGCGGCCGACGCCCTCGCGCTCGCCATCTGCCACATCTGGCGCGCCCCCGCCCAGAACCGCCTCCAACAGGCCGTCGCCCTGCACACAGCCAAAGCAACGAAAGGCCGTACGGCATGA
- a CDS encoding YebC/PmpR family DNA-binding transcriptional regulator: MSGHSKWATTKHKKAVIDAKRGKLFAKLIKNIEVAARMGGVDLEGNPTLYDAVQKAKKQSVPNKNIDSAIKRGGGLEAGGADYETIMYEGYGPNGVAVLIECLTDNRNRAASDVRVAMTRNGGSMADPGSVSYLFNRKGVVIVPKGELTEDDVLEVVLDAGAEEVNDLGESFEVLSEATDLVAVRSSLQEAGIDYDSAEANFVPTMQVELDEEGAKKIFKLIDALEDSDDVQNVFANFDVSDDVMAKVDA; encoded by the coding sequence ATGTCCGGCCACTCTAAATGGGCCACGACGAAGCACAAGAAGGCCGTGATCGACGCCAAGCGCGGCAAGCTCTTCGCGAAGCTGATCAAGAACATCGAGGTCGCGGCGCGGATGGGCGGCGTCGACCTCGAGGGCAATCCGACGCTGTACGACGCCGTGCAGAAGGCGAAGAAGCAGTCGGTGCCGAACAAGAACATCGACTCCGCGATCAAGCGCGGTGGCGGTCTCGAGGCCGGTGGCGCCGACTACGAGACGATCATGTACGAGGGCTACGGGCCGAACGGTGTCGCGGTGCTCATCGAGTGCCTCACCGACAACCGCAACCGCGCCGCCTCCGACGTCCGCGTCGCCATGACCCGCAACGGCGGCTCGATGGCCGACCCGGGCTCCGTCTCGTACCTCTTCAACCGCAAGGGCGTCGTGATCGTCCCCAAGGGCGAGCTGACCGAGGACGACGTCCTGGAGGTCGTGCTCGACGCGGGCGCCGAGGAGGTCAACGACCTGGGTGAGTCCTTCGAGGTGCTCAGCGAGGCCACCGACCTGGTCGCGGTCCGCAGCTCCCTCCAGGAGGCCGGCATCGACTACGACTCCGCCGAGGCCAACTTCGTCCCGACCATGCAGGTCGAGCTGGACGAGGAGGGCGCCAAGAAGATCTTCAAGCTGATCGACGCCCTCGAGGACAGCGACGACGTCCAGAACGTCTTCGCCAACTTCGACGTCAGCGACGACGTGATGGCCAAGGTCGACGCGTAG
- the pdxT gene encoding pyridoxal 5'-phosphate synthase glutaminase subunit PdxT has protein sequence MSDTPVIGVLALQGDVREHLIALAAADAVARPVRRPEELAEVDALVIPGGESTTISKLAVLFGVMDPLRARVRDGMPVYGTCAGMIMLADKILDPRSGQETIGGIDMIVRRNAFGRQNESFEAAVDIKGIDGDPVEGVFIRAPWVESVGAETEVLAEHDGHIVAVRQGNALATSFHPELTGDHRLHALFVDMVRASRATESL, from the coding sequence ATGAGCGACACCCCCGTCATAGGCGTCCTGGCCCTCCAGGGCGACGTACGGGAGCACCTCATCGCCCTGGCCGCGGCGGACGCCGTGGCCAGGCCGGTGCGGCGCCCCGAGGAACTCGCCGAGGTGGACGCCCTCGTCATCCCCGGCGGCGAGTCCACCACCATCTCCAAGCTCGCCGTGCTCTTCGGCGTCATGGACCCACTACGCGCGCGCGTGCGTGACGGCATGCCCGTATACGGCACCTGCGCGGGCATGATCATGCTCGCCGACAAGATCCTCGACCCGCGCTCGGGCCAGGAGACCATCGGCGGCATCGACATGATCGTGCGCCGCAACGCCTTCGGACGGCAGAACGAGTCCTTCGAGGCGGCGGTCGACATCAAGGGCATAGACGGCGATCCTGTGGAGGGCGTGTTCATCCGCGCCCCCTGGGTGGAGTCCGTGGGCGCCGAGACCGAGGTGCTCGCCGAGCACGACGGTCACATCGTCGCCGTACGCCAGGGCAACGCCCTCGCCACGTCGTTCCACCCGGAACTGACCGGCGACCACCGGCTGCACGCGCTGTTCGTCGACATGGTGCGCGCGAGCCGGGCGACGGAGTCCTTGTAG
- the pdxS gene encoding pyridoxal 5'-phosphate synthase lyase subunit PdxS: MSSTLSNSTAQTPETGTARVKRGMAEQLKGGVIMDVVTPEQAKIAEDAGAVAVMALERVPADIRKDGGVARMSDPDMIEGIINAVSIPVMAKSRIGHFVEAQVLQSLGVDYIDESEVLTPADEVNHSDKWAFTTPFVCGATNLGEALRRIAEGAAMIRSKGEAGTGNVVEAVRHLRQIKNEIARLRGFDNNELYAAAKELRAPYELVKEVSELGKLPVVLFSAGGVATPADAALMRQLGAEGVFVGSGIFKSGDPAKRAAAIVKATTFYDDPKIIADASRNLGEAMVGINCDTLPEAERYANRGW, from the coding sequence GTGTCCAGCACGCTCTCCAACTCCACCGCCCAGACCCCCGAGACCGGCACCGCCCGCGTGAAGCGCGGCATGGCCGAGCAGCTCAAGGGTGGTGTGATCATGGACGTCGTCACCCCGGAGCAGGCGAAGATCGCCGAGGACGCCGGCGCGGTCGCGGTCATGGCCCTGGAGCGGGTCCCGGCCGACATCCGCAAGGACGGCGGCGTGGCCCGTATGTCCGACCCGGACATGATCGAGGGCATCATCAACGCCGTCTCCATCCCGGTGATGGCCAAGTCCCGCATCGGCCACTTCGTCGAGGCCCAGGTCCTGCAGTCCCTCGGCGTCGACTACATCGACGAGTCCGAGGTCCTCACCCCGGCCGACGAGGTCAACCACTCCGACAAGTGGGCCTTCACCACCCCCTTCGTCTGCGGCGCCACCAACCTCGGCGAGGCCCTGCGCCGCATAGCCGAGGGCGCCGCCATGATCCGCTCCAAGGGCGAGGCCGGCACCGGCAACGTCGTCGAGGCCGTCCGCCACCTCCGCCAGATCAAGAACGAGATCGCCCGCTTGCGCGGCTTCGACAACAACGAGCTGTACGCCGCCGCCAAGGAGCTGCGCGCCCCGTACGAGCTCGTCAAGGAGGTCTCGGAGCTGGGCAAGCTGCCGGTCGTCCTCTTCTCCGCCGGCGGTGTCGCCACCCCGGCCGACGCCGCGCTGATGCGCCAGCTCGGCGCCGAGGGCGTCTTCGTCGGCTCCGGCATCTTCAAGTCCGGCGACCCGGCCAAGCGCGCCGCCGCCATCGTGAAGGCCACCACCTTCTACGACGACCCGAAGATCATCGCGGACGCCTCCCGCAACCTGGGCGAAGCCATGGTCGGCATCAACTGCGACACCCTCCCCGAGGCCGAGCGCTACGCGAACCGGGGCTGGTAA
- a CDS encoding LemA family protein: MTSTLIWIAVVLFAIGLYLSWTAGRLDRLHARIDAARAALDAQLLRRASVAQELATAGVLDPAASIVLYEAAHAARQAEEEQREVAESELSQALRAVFGEAQQVEVVREAPGGEDAANELAQAVRRVPMARRFHNDAVRAARALRRHRKVRWFRLAGHAPFPLAFEMDDEPPTALADRAGS, encoded by the coding sequence GTGACTTCGACACTCATCTGGATCGCGGTTGTCCTCTTCGCGATCGGCCTCTACCTGAGCTGGACCGCCGGACGCCTCGACCGACTGCACGCGCGCATCGACGCCGCCCGTGCCGCGCTCGACGCGCAGCTGCTGCGCCGCGCCTCGGTCGCCCAGGAACTGGCCACTGCTGGGGTGCTCGACCCCGCCGCCTCGATCGTGCTCTACGAGGCGGCGCACGCGGCCCGGCAGGCCGAGGAGGAGCAGCGTGAGGTCGCCGAGAGCGAGCTGAGCCAGGCGCTGCGGGCCGTGTTCGGCGAGGCGCAGCAGGTGGAGGTGGTGCGGGAAGCGCCGGGTGGCGAGGACGCGGCGAACGAGCTGGCCCAGGCCGTGCGCCGCGTTCCCATGGCACGCCGCTTCCACAACGACGCCGTACGCGCCGCCCGTGCCCTCCGCCGCCACCGCAAGGTCCGCTGGTTCCGCCTCGCCGGCCACGCCCCCTTCCCGCTGGCCTTCGAAATGGACGACGAGCCCCCAACAGCACTGGCGGACCGAGCGGGTTCTTGA
- a CDS encoding glycosyltransferase family 4 protein, whose amino-acid sequence MKIGIVCPYSWDVPGGVQFHIRDLADHLIRLGHEVSVLAPADDDTPLPPYVVSAGRAVPVPYNGSVARLNFGFLSAARVRRWLHEGTFDVIHIHEPASPSLGLLACWAAQGPIVATFHTSNPRSRAMIAAYPILQPALEKISARIAVSEYARRTLVEHLGGDAVVIPNGVDVDFFARAKPNPDWQGDTLGFIGRIDEPRKGLPVLMKALPKILAERPQTRLLVAGRGDEEEAVETLPKEMRSRVQFLGMVSDEDKARFLRSVDVYVAPNTGGESFGIILVEAMSAGAPVLASDLDAFTQVLDQGAAGELFANEDADALAAAALRLLGDPARRTELRERGSAHVRRFDWSTVGADILGVYETVTEGAASVAADERVGLRARLGLARD is encoded by the coding sequence GTGAAGATCGGGATCGTCTGCCCGTACTCCTGGGACGTGCCCGGGGGAGTCCAGTTCCACATCCGCGACCTGGCCGACCACCTCATCCGCCTCGGCCACGAGGTGTCCGTCCTCGCCCCCGCCGACGACGACACACCGCTGCCGCCGTACGTCGTCTCCGCGGGCCGCGCGGTCCCCGTGCCGTACAACGGCTCGGTGGCCCGGCTGAACTTCGGCTTCCTCTCGGCCGCGCGGGTACGGCGCTGGCTGCACGAGGGCACGTTCGACGTGATCCACATCCATGAGCCGGCCTCTCCGTCGCTCGGCCTGCTGGCGTGCTGGGCGGCGCAGGGCCCGATCGTCGCCACGTTCCACACCTCCAACCCGCGCTCCCGGGCGATGATCGCTGCGTATCCGATCCTCCAGCCCGCGCTGGAGAAGATCAGCGCGCGCATCGCCGTGAGCGAGTACGCCCGCCGCACCCTCGTCGAACACCTGGGCGGTGACGCGGTCGTCATCCCGAACGGCGTCGACGTGGACTTCTTCGCCCGGGCCAAACCCAACCCCGACTGGCAGGGCGACACGCTCGGCTTCATCGGCCGTATCGACGAGCCCCGCAAGGGCCTGCCGGTGCTGATGAAGGCGCTGCCGAAGATCCTCGCCGAACGCCCTCAGACCCGTCTGCTGGTCGCCGGGCGCGGCGACGAGGAGGAGGCCGTCGAGACACTGCCCAAGGAAATGCGCTCCCGTGTGCAGTTCCTCGGCATGGTCAGCGACGAGGACAAGGCACGCTTCCTGCGCAGCGTCGATGTCTACGTCGCCCCCAACACCGGTGGCGAGAGCTTCGGCATCATCCTCGTCGAGGCCATGTCGGCGGGCGCCCCGGTCCTCGCCTCCGACCTCGACGCATTCACCCAGGTCCTCGACCAGGGCGCCGCCGGGGAACTCTTCGCCAACGAGGACGCCGACGCCCTCGCCGCAGCCGCCCTACGCCTCCTCGGCGACCCCGCCCGCCGCACCGAACTCCGCGAACGCGGCAGCGCCCACGTCCGCCGCTTCGACTGGTCGACGGTCGGCGCCGACATCCTCGGCGTCTACGAAACGGTCACCGAGGGCGCCGCCTCGGTGGCCGCGGACGAGCGCGTCGGGTTGCGGGCACGGCTGGGCCTGGCTCGGGACTGA
- a CDS encoding phosphatidylinositol mannoside acyltransferase, whose amino-acid sequence MSRLQERLTDGLYALGWSTVKKLPEPVAVRLGHTIADTAWKRRGTLVRRLEANYARVVPGASPERLRELSRAGMRSYLRYWMESFRLPAWSEERVRTGFAPEDVHHLTDGLASSRGVVLALPHLANWDLAGAWVTTELKTPFTTVAERLKPETLYDRFVAYREGLGMEVLPHSGGTAFGTLARRLRDGGLVCLVADRDLSASGVEVDFFGEKTRMPAGPALLAQQTGALLLTATLWYDESPVMRGRLHPPIEVPEAGTREEKTSVMTQALADAFATGIAEHPEDWHMLQRLWLADLDPAKGPGTGSRQDPASEQDDGTGSATDSAGRA is encoded by the coding sequence GTGAGCCGTCTCCAGGAGCGCCTGACCGACGGGCTCTACGCCCTCGGCTGGAGCACCGTCAAGAAGCTCCCGGAGCCCGTCGCCGTACGCCTCGGCCACACGATCGCCGACACCGCCTGGAAGCGGCGCGGCACCCTCGTACGCCGCCTGGAGGCCAACTACGCGCGCGTGGTGCCCGGCGCGAGCCCGGAGCGCCTGCGTGAGCTGTCCCGCGCGGGCATGCGCTCCTACCTGCGGTACTGGATGGAGTCCTTCCGCCTGCCCGCCTGGAGCGAGGAGCGGGTAAGGACCGGCTTCGCCCCCGAGGACGTGCACCACCTCACCGACGGCCTGGCCTCCAGCCGCGGCGTCGTACTGGCGCTGCCGCACCTCGCCAACTGGGACCTCGCCGGCGCCTGGGTCACCACCGAGCTGAAGACCCCGTTCACGACGGTCGCCGAACGCCTCAAGCCCGAGACGCTCTACGACCGTTTCGTCGCCTACCGCGAGGGCCTCGGCATGGAGGTCCTGCCGCACAGCGGCGGCACGGCGTTCGGCACGCTCGCCCGCAGGCTGCGCGACGGCGGCCTGGTCTGCCTGGTCGCCGACCGCGACCTGTCCGCCTCCGGTGTCGAGGTCGACTTCTTCGGCGAGAAGACCCGTATGCCGGCCGGCCCCGCCCTCCTCGCCCAGCAGACCGGCGCCCTGCTGCTGACGGCGACGCTCTGGTACGACGAATCGCCCGTCATGCGGGGACGCTTGCATCCCCCGATCGAGGTACCCGAGGCAGGTACCCGCGAGGAAAAGACGTCTGTCATGACACAGGCGCTGGCAGACGCCTTCGCCACCGGCATCGCCGAACACCCGGAGGACTGGCACATGCTCCAGCGCTTGTGGCTCGCGGACCTCGACCCCGCAAAGGGTCCCGGGACGGGGTCCCGGCAGGATCCCGCGTCCGAGCAGGATGACGGCACGGGTTCGGCGACGGACTCTGCGGGGCGCGCGTGA
- the pgsA gene encoding phosphatidylinositol phosphate synthase has translation MGPPVVSRGRAATPTLGKAMLNKYARAFFTRVLTPFAAFLIRRGVSPDTVTLLGTAGVIAGALVFYPRGEFFWGTVVITLFVFSDLVDGNMARQMGRSSRWGAFLDSTLDRVADGAIFGGFALWYAGKGDDIALCAVSIFCLASGQVVSYTKARGESIGLPVAVNGLVERAERLVISLVAAGLSGLHAFGVPGIDVLLPIALWIVAVGSLVTLIQRVVTVRRESAEAEAEAEAGAGAEAAAMAAQEPTDAPRNSEATS, from the coding sequence ATGGGCCCGCCGGTGGTCAGCAGGGGCCGCGCGGCGACACCGACCCTCGGGAAGGCCATGCTGAACAAGTACGCGCGTGCATTCTTCACGCGTGTCCTCACACCGTTCGCCGCGTTTCTGATCCGCAGGGGCGTCAGCCCCGACACGGTCACGCTCCTCGGCACCGCCGGAGTGATCGCGGGTGCGCTGGTCTTCTACCCCCGGGGCGAGTTCTTCTGGGGCACGGTCGTCATCACGCTGTTCGTGTTCTCGGACCTCGTCGACGGCAACATGGCCCGGCAGATGGGCCGCTCCAGCCGCTGGGGCGCCTTCCTCGACTCCACGCTCGACCGCGTCGCCGACGGCGCGATCTTCGGCGGCTTCGCCCTCTGGTACGCGGGCAAGGGCGACGACATCGCCCTGTGCGCCGTCTCGATCTTCTGTCTGGCGAGCGGCCAGGTGGTGTCCTACACCAAGGCCCGCGGCGAGTCGATCGGACTGCCGGTGGCGGTCAACGGCCTGGTGGAGCGCGCCGAGCGGCTGGTCATCTCGCTGGTCGCGGCCGGCCTCTCGGGCCTGCACGCGTTCGGCGTGCCCGGCATCGACGTCCTGCTGCCCATCGCCCTGTGGATCGTCGCCGTCGGCAGCCTCGTCACGCTGATCCAGCGGGTCGTCACCGTGCGCCGCGAGTCCGCGGAGGCGGAGGCGGAGGCAGAGGCGGGGGCGGGGGCGGAGGCCGCCGCAATGGCCGCCCAGGAGCCGACGGACGCCCCGCGGAACAGCGAGGCCACCTCGTGA
- a CDS encoding elongation factor G-like protein EF-G2 has translation MGDKANAHPGAAGRATAADHPASVRNVVLVGHSGSGKTTLVEALALTAGAVNRAGRVEDGGTVSDYDEIEHRQQRSVQLSLVPVEWGGYKINLLDTPGYADFVGELRAGLRAADAALFVVSASDGVDGSTRMVWEECAAVGMPRAIVITHLESARADFEEMTRVCAETFGGDDPDAVLPLYLPLRGPQGPDGHAPVTGLIGLLSQKLFDYSSGERKESEPGEDQLPEIEEARNRLIEGIIAESEDETLMDRYLGGEEIDVETLIGDLERAVARGVFHPVLAAAPAADGARQGIGTVELLELVIGGFPTPLEREAPTVTTPDGKPREIKAACDPDGPLVAEVVKTASDPYVGRISLVRVFSGTLRPDETVHVSGHGLADRGHEDHDVDERIGALSAPFGKQQRVLSHCIAGDLACVAKLNRAETGDTLSAKDDPLLMEPWEMPDPLLPLAIQAHSKADEDKLSQGLARLVAEDPTMRLEQNQDTHQVVLWCLGEAHADVALERLRSRYGVQVDVVPHKVSLRETFADRSAGRGRHVKQSGGHGQYAICEIEVEPLPGGSGIEFVDKVVGGAVPRQFIPSVEKGVRSQAAKGVAAGYPLIDVRITLKDGKAHSVDSSDAAFQTAGALALREAAVEARIHLLEPVDEVSVLVGDEYVGSVMSDLSGRRGRVVGTEQAGGGRTLVRAEVPEIEIDRYAVDLRSLSHGTARFGRRYTRHEPMPAQVAERVREQAKEN, from the coding sequence ATGGGCGACAAGGCGAACGCACACCCCGGGGCCGCCGGCAGGGCTACGGCGGCCGACCACCCCGCGTCCGTACGGAATGTGGTGCTGGTCGGCCACTCCGGTTCGGGCAAGACGACTCTGGTGGAGGCTCTCGCGCTGACCGCGGGAGCGGTGAACAGGGCGGGCCGTGTGGAGGACGGCGGCACCGTCTCCGACTACGACGAGATCGAACACCGGCAGCAACGCTCGGTGCAGCTCTCCCTCGTACCCGTCGAATGGGGCGGATACAAGATCAATCTTCTGGACACTCCCGGATACGCCGACTTCGTCGGGGAACTCAGGGCCGGTCTGCGAGCGGCGGACGCGGCCCTTTTCGTCGTCTCGGCGTCCGACGGCGTCGACGGCTCGACCCGCATGGTGTGGGAGGAGTGCGCGGCGGTCGGCATGCCCAGGGCGATCGTCATCACGCATCTGGAGTCCGCGCGGGCCGACTTCGAGGAGATGACCCGGGTCTGCGCGGAGACGTTCGGCGGGGACGACCCCGACGCCGTACTCCCGCTCTACCTTCCGCTGCGCGGCCCGCAGGGACCGGACGGGCACGCGCCCGTGACGGGTCTGATCGGGCTGCTGTCGCAGAAGCTGTTCGACTACTCGTCCGGCGAGCGCAAGGAGTCCGAGCCCGGCGAGGACCAGCTGCCGGAGATCGAGGAGGCCCGCAACCGGCTCATCGAGGGGATCATCGCCGAGAGCGAGGACGAGACCCTCATGGACCGCTACCTCGGCGGCGAGGAGATCGACGTCGAGACCCTCATCGGCGACCTGGAGCGGGCCGTCGCGCGCGGGGTCTTCCACCCCGTGCTGGCCGCCGCCCCCGCGGCCGACGGCGCCCGGCAGGGCATCGGCACGGTCGAGCTGCTCGAACTCGTCATCGGCGGCTTCCCCACCCCCCTGGAACGTGAGGCGCCCACGGTGACCACACCGGACGGCAAGCCCCGCGAGATCAAGGCGGCCTGTGACCCGGACGGGCCGCTGGTCGCCGAGGTCGTGAAGACGGCCAGCGACCCCTACGTGGGCCGTATCTCGCTCGTGCGGGTGTTCTCCGGCACCCTGCGCCCCGACGAGACGGTGCACGTCTCCGGGCACGGGCTCGCCGACCGGGGGCACGAGGATCACGACGTCGACGAGCGGATCGGCGCCCTGTCCGCGCCGTTCGGGAAGCAGCAGCGGGTGCTCAGCCACTGCATCGCGGGCGACCTGGCGTGCGTGGCCAAGCTGAACCGCGCCGAGACCGGGGACACCCTTTCGGCCAAGGACGACCCGCTGCTCATGGAGCCGTGGGAGATGCCCGATCCGCTGCTGCCGCTCGCCATCCAGGCGCACAGCAAGGCGGACGAGGACAAGCTCTCCCAGGGCCTCGCCCGGCTGGTCGCCGAGGACCCGACCATGCGGCTGGAACAGAACCAGGACACCCACCAGGTGGTGCTCTGGTGCCTGGGCGAGGCGCACGCCGACGTCGCGCTCGAACGGCTGCGCAGCCGGTACGGCGTCCAGGTCGACGTCGTACCACACAAGGTCTCCCTACGGGAGACGTTCGCCGACCGGTCGGCCGGGCGCGGCCGGCATGTGAAGCAGTCCGGCGGACACGGGCAGTACGCGATCTGCGAGATCGAGGTGGAACCGCTGCCCGGCGGCTCGGGCATCGAGTTCGTGGACAAGGTCGTCGGCGGGGCCGTGCCGAGGCAGTTCATCCCGTCCGTCGAGAAGGGTGTGCGCTCCCAGGCGGCCAAGGGTGTCGCCGCCGGCTACCCGCTGATCGACGTCCGGATCACCCTCAAGGATGGCAAGGCGCACTCGGTGGACTCCTCGGACGCCGCGTTCCAGACGGCGGGCGCCCTGGCGCTGCGCGAGGCGGCGGTCGAGGCGAGGATTCATCTCCTGGAACCGGTGGACGAAGTGTCGGTCCTGGTCGGCGACGAGTACGTCGGCTCCGTCATGAGCGATCTGTCCGGGCGGCGCGGCCGGGTCGTCGGCACCGAGCAGGCGGGAGGCGGACGCACCCTCGTACGGGCCGAGGTCCCGGAGATCGAGATCGACCGGTACGCCGTCGATCTGCGCTCCCTCTCCCACGGCACCGCCCGCTTCGGTCGCCGCTACACACGGCACGAGCCGATGCCGGCCCAGGTTGCCGAACGGGTCCGCGAACAGGCAAAGGAGAACTGA
- a CDS encoding HIT family protein — protein sequence MTSEPEQQIGVGTQDAFQRLWTPHRMAYIQGENKPTGPGADDGCPFCSIPAKSDEDGLIIRRGEHVYAVLNLYPYNGGHLMVVPYRHVADYTDLTGPETTELAELTKQSMTALRTASGAHGFNIGMNQGTVAGAGIAAHLHQHVVPRWGGDTNFMPVVGHTRILPQLLADTRKMLADAWPTA from the coding sequence ATGACGAGTGAGCCGGAGCAGCAGATCGGAGTGGGAACGCAGGACGCGTTCCAGCGCCTGTGGACGCCCCACCGGATGGCGTACATCCAGGGCGAGAACAAGCCGACCGGTCCTGGGGCCGACGACGGCTGCCCGTTCTGCTCGATCCCGGCGAAATCGGATGAGGACGGCCTGATCATCAGGCGTGGGGAGCACGTCTACGCGGTGCTCAACCTCTACCCGTACAACGGCGGGCACCTCATGGTCGTGCCCTACCGCCACGTCGCCGACTACACCGACCTCACCGGCCCCGAGACCACCGAGCTGGCCGAGCTCACCAAGCAGTCCATGACGGCCCTGCGCACCGCCTCCGGCGCGCACGGCTTCAACATCGGTATGAACCAGGGCACCGTCGCCGGCGCCGGCATCGCCGCCCATCTCCACCAGCACGTCGTTCCCCGCTGGGGCGGCGACACCAACTTCATGCCGGTCGTCGGCCACACGAGGATCCTGCCTCAACTGCTGGCCGACACAAGGAAGATGCTGGCCGACGCGTGGCCGACGGCCTGA
- a CDS encoding potassium channel family protein, which produces MPLLTWAVFALDLRGAPAAQRPRPTPFVRAHWLDTLVLVLRPLRPLRIVQIHDAIQQRHHARPRLALHARVAVYAGLSATLLGFTGALAVYQQEHAAPDATIRTFGDAVWWTCATLATVGYGDVAPVTRLGRLTAVGVMACGPALLGAVSGSFSSWLLQVFAREEERRPPGN; this is translated from the coding sequence GTGCCGCTGCTGACCTGGGCGGTCTTCGCGCTGGACCTACGTGGTGCGCCGGCGGCTCAGCGGCCTCGGCCCACGCCCTTCGTCCGCGCCCACTGGCTGGACACCCTCGTCCTCGTGCTGCGCCCCCTGCGCCCCCTGCGCATCGTGCAGATCCACGACGCCATACAGCAGCGGCACCACGCCCGGCCCCGGCTCGCGCTGCACGCGCGCGTGGCCGTCTACGCGGGCCTTTCGGCCACCCTGCTCGGCTTCACCGGCGCCCTCGCGGTCTACCAGCAGGAACACGCGGCGCCGGACGCGACGATCCGGACCTTCGGGGACGCCGTCTGGTGGACCTGCGCCACGCTGGCGACGGTCGGATACGGCGACGTCGCACCGGTGACACGCCTCGGCCGGTTGACCGCGGTCGGGGTGATGGCGTGCGGGCCGGCACTGCTCGGGGCGGTGTCGGGGTCGTTCTCGTCCTGGCTGCTCCAGGTGTTCGCCCGCGAGGAAGAGCGAAGGCCCCCGGGGAACTGA